Genomic DNA from Syntrophorhabdaceae bacterium:
AGCCGAACTGGGGTCCATGAGGGTGACGGAACAGATCGATGCGTTGACCGTCATGGCCTTAAACCCCATCAAGTACCTCGTTGTGCCGCGGGTAATCGCCTCTTTCCTGATGTTTCCCGTATTGACATCGATCTCGAATTTTGTCGGTATCATCGGCGGGTATCTCGTCGGCGTCAAGCTCCTCGGTATCAACGAAGGTGCTTTCATTAACAAGATCATCAAGTACCTTGACCTTGAGGACATTTACAACGGTCTTATCAAGGCGGCTGTTTTCGGGATTATCATGAGTGTTATCTCCTGTTATAAAGGTTTTTATACGAGCGGGGGAGCGGAAGGCGTCGGGAAATCAACTACAGAGGCTGTGGTAATGTCAAGCGTGACGATCCTTATCACCGACTACGTACTGACCTCCCTTATGTTCTGATATGGAAGATACGGCGATACGGATTGTTGACCTTTACAAAAGTTTTGGCGCGCAGAAAGTGCTGGACGGGATCAATCTTGAGATCGAAACAGGCAAGATCACCGTCATTATCGGGAAAAGCGGCGGCGGGAAAAGCGTTCTCCTGAAGCATGTCATTGGTCTCCTTAAACCCGACAGCGGAGAGATATGGGTGAACAGTAATGATATTACGAAACTTCCCGAGAAGGAACTCAACGAAGTCCGGAGGAGTTTTGGCATGCTCT
This window encodes:
- a CDS encoding ABC transporter permease; this encodes MFEDVIKKGITPLLDILKELGNIGIMFLQSIYWTFRRPFKLNYIFKQMEFVGVNSIMVVIITGTFTGMVLALQSYYGFRKFGAEGLVGTTVALSMTRELGPVLTSLMVTGRAGSAMAAELGSMRVTEQIDALTVMALNPIKYLVVPRVIASFLMFPVLTSISNFVGIIGGYLVGVKLLGINEGAFINKIIKYLDLEDIYNGLIKAAVFGIIMSVISCYKGFYTSGGAEGVGKSTTEAVVMSSVTILITDYVLTSLMF